A single Microbacterium protaetiae DNA region contains:
- a CDS encoding NAD(P)H-dependent flavin oxidoreductase produces the protein MTLRDALGIEHPIVLGPFGGLSSIELVAAVSDAGGLGSYGLYGYAPERIRETIAALRQATDRPFAVNLWLPTGDEVTPDDIDLTAASTAAAPLFDELGVPVPAPPRRFLPDPDEQLQAVLEGAPAVLSVVYGVPSAALVTAAHERGIRITGTVTTVAEARAMDAAGVDAIVASGAEAAGHRVSFLVPAEQSLVGTFALVPQVADAVSVPVIAAGGIADRRGVAAAFALGASGVQVGTAFLRTRQSAASDAHRQAIAASTDTTTVLTRAMSGRLSRGIPNRAVRTLEAADATAPFPAQNWLTGQFRAEAGKRGLGEYQSLWAGQSAALATRDDAGDVFAELLAGIPRG, from the coding sequence ATGACTCTGCGCGACGCGCTCGGCATCGAGCATCCCATCGTCCTCGGTCCGTTCGGGGGACTCTCGTCCATCGAACTGGTCGCCGCGGTGAGCGACGCGGGCGGCCTGGGTTCGTACGGCCTGTACGGATACGCACCCGAGCGCATCCGCGAGACGATCGCCGCCCTGCGCCAGGCCACCGACCGGCCGTTCGCGGTGAATCTGTGGCTGCCCACCGGCGACGAGGTCACGCCGGACGACATCGATCTCACTGCGGCTTCCACCGCGGCAGCACCGCTGTTCGACGAGCTCGGTGTGCCTGTTCCGGCCCCGCCACGGCGCTTCCTTCCCGATCCCGACGAGCAGCTGCAGGCCGTGCTCGAGGGGGCGCCCGCCGTGCTCAGCGTGGTGTACGGCGTGCCGTCGGCCGCACTCGTCACCGCAGCGCACGAGCGCGGCATCCGGATCACCGGAACGGTCACGACCGTCGCCGAAGCGCGGGCGATGGATGCCGCGGGCGTCGACGCCATCGTCGCCAGCGGTGCCGAGGCTGCCGGGCATCGCGTGTCGTTCCTCGTACCGGCCGAGCAGTCGCTGGTGGGTACCTTCGCCCTGGTGCCGCAGGTGGCCGATGCCGTCTCGGTGCCGGTCATCGCCGCCGGGGGCATCGCCGACCGGCGGGGAGTGGCGGCCGCGTTCGCCCTGGGAGCATCGGGCGTGCAGGTGGGCACCGCGTTCCTGCGCACGCGCCAGTCCGCGGCATCCGACGCCCACCGCCAGGCCATCGCCGCATCGACCGACACGACCACCGTGCTCACGCGTGCCATGAGCGGGCGGCTGAGCCGCGGCATCCCGAATCGCGCGGTCCGCACGCTCGAAGCCGCCGACGCCACGGCGCCCTTCCCCGCGCAGAACTGGCTCACCGGCCAGTTCCGTGCCGAGGCGGGCAAACGCGGCCTGGGGGAGTACCAGTCGCTGTGGGCGGGGCAGTCGGCGGCGCTGGCGACCCGCGACGACGCAGGCGACGTGTTCGCCGAGCTTCTGGCAGGCATCCCGCGGGGGTGA
- a CDS encoding AI-2E family transporter produces the protein MASAIVRRERHPEHDSAVPHRVRAASEWSWRLLAIAAAAGVAIYLVITFHEIVVPLLVAVLVSALLSPLIRVLTSHGWPHWLAIMLGLIAVVVALGGLTLLIIWQVRAGLPALRTEWTAAYDRLREALRQPPLSISDTQLDGYLKSLGAWVQKDSSALVGGALEVGSAAGHVLTGALIALFATIFMLIDGRGIWSWIVRLFPKNGRPGMIRAGRAGWITLTSFVRVQILVALVNAVGIGLVAFFLGLPLAVPIAVIVLLASFIPVIGAIVSGIIAVAIALVFAGPLPAIIMLAGVLGVHLLEAHVMQPLLIGGAVKVHPIAVVVAVAAGTGIAGVPGALFAVPLVAVANSMITAMLRSDAGAAAAATARPSRAERRAAREARRQSSV, from the coding sequence ATGGCATCAGCAATCGTCCGTCGGGAACGGCACCCAGAGCATGACAGCGCTGTGCCGCACCGGGTGCGTGCCGCCTCGGAATGGTCATGGCGACTGCTGGCGATCGCCGCGGCGGCCGGGGTGGCGATCTATCTCGTCATCACCTTTCACGAGATCGTCGTCCCCCTGCTGGTGGCCGTGCTCGTCTCAGCGCTGCTGAGCCCTCTGATCAGGGTGTTGACCTCTCATGGCTGGCCGCATTGGCTCGCGATCATGCTCGGTCTGATCGCCGTGGTGGTCGCGCTGGGCGGGTTGACGCTGCTGATCATCTGGCAGGTGCGCGCGGGCCTTCCGGCGCTGCGCACGGAATGGACGGCGGCGTACGACCGGCTGCGTGAGGCGCTGCGCCAGCCGCCCTTGAGCATCTCTGACACGCAGCTCGACGGCTATCTGAAGAGCCTCGGTGCCTGGGTGCAAAAAGACAGCAGCGCGCTGGTCGGGGGCGCCCTCGAGGTCGGATCGGCAGCCGGTCACGTGCTCACCGGTGCGCTCATCGCGCTGTTCGCCACGATCTTCATGCTCATCGACGGTCGAGGAATCTGGTCATGGATCGTGCGACTGTTCCCGAAGAACGGTCGGCCGGGCATGATCCGCGCCGGCCGTGCCGGCTGGATCACGTTGACCAGTTTCGTGCGGGTGCAGATACTCGTCGCGCTCGTCAATGCGGTCGGCATCGGCCTGGTCGCGTTCTTCCTCGGACTGCCGCTGGCTGTGCCCATCGCCGTCATCGTGCTGCTCGCCTCGTTCATCCCCGTGATCGGGGCCATCGTCAGTGGCATCATCGCTGTCGCGATAGCACTCGTGTTCGCCGGCCCGCTGCCGGCGATCATCATGCTCGCCGGAGTGCTGGGCGTGCACCTGCTCGAGGCGCATGTGATGCAGCCGCTGCTGATCGGCGGCGCCGTCAAGGTGCACCCGATCGCCGTCGTGGTGGCTGTCGCCGCCGGAACCGGCATCGCCGGGGTGCCGGGTGCGCTGTTCGCCGTTCCGCTGGTGGCGGTGGCGAACTCGATGATCACGGCGATGCTGCGAAGCGACGCGGGCGCGGCGGCGGCGGCAACCGCCCGTCCGAGCAGGGCCGAACGCCGCGCCGCGCGCGAGGCGCGCCGCCAGTCGAGCGTGTAG
- a CDS encoding DUF1992 domain-containing protein, whose product MADDPREEAARYRQERERREHPEFYGEEPAAASTPRPMTETERWAYVETSLQQAIRRGEFDDLPGAGKPLQGLGDHHDPDWWIRRKIQTEQLSGLGPPALTLRVENQRLNETLDGMPREADVREHLEDFNRRVIEARRQLQGGPPVVTPTRDVEAEVAAWRARRAQRERAQASVQEEAEASPHPRRRFARRRNRTRENQTD is encoded by the coding sequence ATGGCAGACGATCCCCGCGAAGAGGCCGCGCGTTACCGTCAGGAGCGAGAGCGGCGCGAACACCCCGAGTTCTACGGCGAAGAGCCGGCCGCGGCATCCACTCCCCGCCCGATGACCGAGACCGAACGCTGGGCGTACGTGGAGACGTCGCTGCAGCAGGCGATCCGGCGCGGCGAGTTCGACGACCTGCCCGGGGCGGGAAAGCCGCTGCAGGGGCTGGGCGACCACCATGATCCGGACTGGTGGATCCGCCGCAAGATCCAGACCGAGCAGCTCAGTGGGCTCGGACCGCCGGCGCTCACACTGCGCGTGGAGAACCAGCGTCTGAACGAGACGTTGGACGGGATGCCGCGCGAGGCCGACGTGCGCGAGCACCTCGAAGACTTCAACCGTCGCGTGATCGAGGCGCGCCGCCAGCTGCAAGGCGGGCCGCCGGTGGTGACCCCGACACGGGATGTCGAGGCCGAAGTGGCCGCATGGCGAGCGCGGCGGGCGCAGCGCGAACGCGCACAGGCCTCCGTGCAGGAAGAAGCCGAGGCATCCCCTCACCCTCGGCGGCGTTTCGCACGGCGTCGCAACCGCACGCGCGAGAACCAGACCGACTGA
- a CDS encoding aldose 1-epimerase family protein, translating to MARTPLSGTQHALRAGDYEAVIAGVGASLRSLTYRGRDLVVPFDADEVRPGHRGATLAPWPNRIVDGRYTFGGVPQQVALTEPARGHALHGLASWVEFVPVDKKPSHLSLEAVVEAQKGYPWRVLVRTTYTLTSLGLTQSVTAVNESEQPAPWGTSAHPYLVAGEGHVDDWSFELPAAQVLQVTPDRLIPTELTGVDADPARFDFRTARPIGSAEIDHAFTALAGDADGVVTARLTDTSGSGVEMVWDAACPWVQVFTSDQPGGEADPAHRAGVALEPMTCAPDAFNAERYPYDTGLITLEPGESATAHWRIGAID from the coding sequence ATGGCACGCACACCCCTGTCCGGAACCCAGCACGCGCTGCGCGCGGGAGACTACGAGGCGGTCATCGCCGGCGTCGGCGCATCGCTGCGCAGCCTCACCTACCGGGGCCGCGATCTGGTCGTCCCGTTCGACGCCGACGAGGTGCGTCCGGGCCACCGCGGCGCGACGCTGGCACCCTGGCCGAACCGCATCGTCGATGGCCGCTACACCTTCGGCGGTGTACCGCAACAGGTGGCGCTGACCGAACCGGCCCGCGGGCACGCCTTGCACGGACTGGCTTCGTGGGTCGAGTTCGTCCCCGTCGACAAGAAGCCCAGCCATCTCAGTCTCGAGGCCGTCGTTGAGGCACAGAAGGGGTACCCGTGGCGCGTTCTCGTGCGTACGACCTACACGCTCACCTCGCTCGGCCTGACCCAGTCGGTGACCGCCGTCAATGAGTCAGAGCAGCCCGCCCCGTGGGGCACCTCGGCGCACCCCTACCTCGTGGCGGGCGAAGGCCATGTCGACGACTGGAGCTTCGAGCTGCCCGCCGCGCAGGTGCTGCAGGTCACGCCCGATCGACTCATCCCGACCGAGCTGACCGGCGTCGACGCCGATCCCGCCCGTTTCGACTTCCGCACCGCGCGCCCGATCGGCAGCGCAGAGATCGACCACGCGTTCACCGCGCTCGCCGGTGACGCCGACGGCGTCGTGACGGCACGGCTGACGGATACCTCAGGCTCAGGTGTCGAGATGGTGTGGGATGCCGCGTGCCCGTGGGTGCAGGTCTTCACCTCCGACCAGCCCGGCGGCGAGGCCGACCCGGCGCACCGCGCGGGCGTCGCGCTCGAGCCGATGACGTGCGCACCCGATGCCTTCAACGCCGAGCGCTATCCGTACGACACCGGCCTGATCACGCTGGAACCGGGCGAATCGGCCACCGCGCACTGGCGTATCGGCGCTATCGACTGA
- a CDS encoding carbohydrate-binding domain-containing protein encodes MTSQRPPHRLWLLAAPALALSLVLAGCSGAASGDESAAAASASPARQTAAQVLGANQETHDSADDADWSADDAVTITLDGTSATASATEGVAVKDGVVTISAPGTYVLSGDSTGHVVVDSAADGAVTLVLNGVTITNADGPAIDIEAADEAVVILADGTTNALRDATSYADDADANAALYSKADLTITGTGTLTVDGRGNDAIASSDGLVIQSGTIDVTAVDDGIRGKDYLVIRGGTITVDAGGDGLKSDNDEQAERGYVDIADGTVTVTSGDEGVDAATDVVTTGGTLAIVAGGGSAEDPDQGAKGVSAGVIAVFEGGTITVDAADDAVNTDQYAHYNGADVTLSTGDDGTHADQALAVSAGSVTVTKANEGLESAAIDIADGTVDITTSDDGINVSEPDEGTGAQTLTISGGTVLVDAEGDGLDVNAGTITQSGGTVVVSGPTRDGNGALDADKGMTISGGVLLAAGPSGMAVAPSADSKQATVEFTLDAAADAGTVLTVLDADKKALASVTLAKNASNVVYSAPELSNGDEYTLVSGGTAGATVAGPLAEAGTAGATTVATATAGEQTSSEMGGPGGGGGGFGGGQGGPGGQGGERPTDMPERPDGAPTDMPQPPDGAPTDMPSGGPAQPGDQGSSSSDSGS; translated from the coding sequence ATGACTTCGCAACGCCCTCCCCACCGGCTCTGGCTGCTGGCAGCACCCGCCCTGGCGCTTTCTCTCGTGCTCGCAGGATGCAGCGGCGCGGCCTCAGGTGATGAGTCAGCTGCCGCGGCCAGCGCGTCGCCGGCGCGACAGACGGCGGCGCAGGTGCTCGGCGCCAATCAAGAGACCCACGACTCCGCCGACGACGCCGACTGGTCGGCCGACGACGCAGTGACCATCACGCTCGACGGCACGTCGGCGACGGCCTCCGCCACCGAGGGCGTCGCGGTGAAGGACGGCGTCGTCACGATCAGCGCGCCCGGCACCTATGTGCTCTCGGGAGACTCGACCGGGCACGTGGTCGTCGACAGTGCCGCCGACGGCGCGGTGACCCTCGTCCTGAACGGCGTCACCATCACCAACGCCGACGGACCGGCCATCGACATCGAGGCCGCCGATGAGGCGGTCGTGATCCTCGCCGACGGCACCACGAACGCCCTGCGCGATGCCACCTCGTATGCGGACGACGCCGACGCGAACGCGGCCCTGTACAGCAAGGCCGATCTGACCATCACCGGCACCGGCACGCTCACCGTCGACGGGCGCGGCAACGATGCTATCGCCAGCAGCGACGGGCTGGTCATCCAGTCGGGCACCATCGATGTGACCGCCGTCGACGACGGCATCCGCGGCAAGGACTATCTCGTCATCCGCGGCGGCACCATCACCGTCGACGCCGGCGGCGACGGACTGAAGTCCGACAACGACGAGCAGGCCGAGCGCGGCTACGTCGATATCGCGGATGGCACTGTCACCGTCACCAGTGGTGACGAGGGGGTGGATGCCGCAACCGACGTGGTCACCACGGGTGGCACACTCGCCATCGTGGCCGGCGGCGGATCGGCAGAAGACCCCGACCAGGGTGCCAAGGGCGTGTCGGCCGGGGTGATAGCGGTGTTCGAGGGCGGGACCATCACGGTCGACGCCGCCGACGACGCCGTGAACACCGACCAGTACGCGCATTACAACGGCGCCGATGTGACGCTTTCAACCGGCGACGACGGCACGCACGCCGATCAAGCCCTGGCGGTGTCGGCCGGATCGGTCACGGTGACCAAGGCCAACGAAGGCCTCGAGTCGGCGGCCATCGACATCGCCGACGGCACTGTCGATATCACCACCTCAGATGACGGCATCAACGTGTCGGAGCCCGATGAGGGCACCGGCGCGCAGACGTTGACGATCTCGGGCGGCACGGTGCTGGTCGACGCCGAAGGCGATGGCCTCGATGTCAACGCCGGCACTATCACGCAGTCGGGCGGCACCGTCGTGGTCAGCGGTCCGACCCGCGACGGCAACGGGGCGTTGGATGCCGACAAGGGCATGACGATCTCGGGCGGCGTGCTGCTGGCGGCCGGTCCGAGCGGCATGGCGGTGGCTCCGTCGGCCGACTCGAAGCAGGCGACGGTCGAGTTCACGCTCGACGCGGCCGCCGATGCCGGAACGGTGCTGACAGTGCTCGACGCAGACAAGAAGGCGCTGGCCTCGGTCACCCTCGCCAAGAATGCCTCGAACGTGGTCTACTCCGCGCCCGAGCTCAGCAACGGCGACGAGTACACCCTGGTCTCGGGCGGCACTGCCGGCGCGACGGTGGCAGGTCCGCTCGCCGAGGCGGGAACGGCGGGCGCGACGACGGTGGCGACGGCCACGGCCGGTGAGCAGACATCGTCGGAGATGGGCGGCCCCGGCGGAGGCGGAGGCGGCTTCGGCGGCGGGCAGGGCGGCCCTGGCGGTCAGGGCGGTGAGCGGCCCACCGATATGCCCGAGCGGCCCGATGGCGCGCCCACCGACATGCCCCAGCCGCCGGACGGTGCTCCCACCGACATGCCGTCGGGTGGGCCCGCGCAGCCCGGTGACCAGGGGTCGTCGAGCTCGGACTCCGGCAGTTGA
- a CDS encoding polyphosphate polymerase domain-containing protein, with protein MSTLETVPAVELTHFSPIDLTELNALAALQTRVDRKYIIPAAELPRIVRCLPGSTRMLHIDGTSTLTYASRYFDTPELDSYLRTARGRRRRFKVRARTYVDSGDSFLEVKTKSGRSATVKQRVPVARGELDAAAREHAAGLLAAADIPAAEHLAHRLRPTMDSSYRRITLLLPSNVPAENSRTTIDIDLEWRAPGRGILRLDDRVIVETKSGRRAGAMDRALWRAGHRPASISKYGTGMAALYPTLPSNKWRRTLTRHFAGAERFTDERTSS; from the coding sequence ATGAGCACCCTCGAGACGGTGCCGGCCGTCGAACTCACACACTTCTCGCCCATCGACCTAACCGAGCTGAACGCCCTGGCGGCGTTGCAGACCCGGGTCGACCGCAAATACATCATTCCGGCCGCCGAGCTGCCGCGGATCGTCCGCTGCCTTCCCGGTTCCACCCGCATGCTGCACATCGACGGCACCTCGACGCTGACCTACGCCTCACGCTATTTCGACACGCCCGAACTCGACAGCTATCTGCGCACCGCGCGCGGACGTCGCCGCCGGTTCAAGGTGCGTGCCCGCACCTACGTCGACTCCGGCGACTCGTTTCTCGAGGTCAAGACCAAGAGCGGCAGATCGGCAACGGTCAAGCAGCGCGTGCCCGTGGCCCGCGGCGAGCTCGACGCCGCCGCCAGAGAACACGCGGCCGGGCTGCTGGCCGCCGCCGACATTCCGGCCGCCGAGCACCTCGCCCACCGCCTGCGCCCGACGATGGACTCTTCATACCGCCGCATCACGCTGCTGCTGCCGAGCAACGTGCCCGCCGAGAACTCGCGCACGACGATCGACATCGACCTCGAGTGGCGTGCACCGGGCCGCGGCATCCTTCGCCTTGACGATCGCGTGATCGTCGAGACCAAGTCGGGCCGCCGCGCCGGGGCGATGGACCGTGCGCTGTGGCGTGCCGGTCACCGCCCCGCCTCGATCTCCAAGTACGGCACGGGAATGGCCGCGCTGTATCCCACTCTTCCCAGCAACAAATGGCGCCGCACACTCACCCGGCACTTCGCGGGCGCCGAGCGCTTCACCGACGAAAGGACCTCCTCATGA
- a CDS encoding DUF4956 domain-containing protein: MEQLAAVGLDLVAIALLAFAVYFPRHRRRDLAVAFVGINVGVLAVSIVLGSTTVGAGLGLGLFGVLSIIRLRSSEIEQSEIAYYFAALALGLITGLSGGVTWIGVVLMALILVALALIDSPALFRRYRDQRLILDRAYTDETALRAAIEETLGGRIHVVTVREVNLVSDTTVVDVRYALNKSGRADAASPDSHQLAQIAAGR; encoded by the coding sequence ATGGAACAGCTTGCCGCCGTCGGCCTCGATCTCGTCGCTATCGCGTTGCTCGCGTTCGCGGTGTACTTCCCCCGGCATCGCCGACGCGACCTCGCCGTCGCCTTCGTGGGCATCAACGTCGGAGTGCTCGCCGTCTCGATCGTTCTGGGCTCGACGACGGTCGGAGCGGGGCTCGGTCTCGGCCTCTTCGGCGTGCTCTCGATCATCCGCCTGCGCTCGAGCGAGATCGAACAGAGCGAGATCGCCTACTACTTCGCCGCGCTGGCGCTCGGCCTGATCACCGGCCTGTCGGGCGGAGTCACCTGGATCGGCGTCGTGCTGATGGCCCTCATCCTGGTGGCCCTCGCCCTCATCGACAGCCCGGCGCTCTTCCGCCGCTACCGCGACCAGCGCCTCATCCTCGATCGGGCCTACACCGACGAGACCGCGCTGCGCGCCGCGATCGAAGAGACCCTGGGCGGCCGCATCCACGTCGTCACCGTCCGAGAAGTCAACCTCGTCTCAGACACCACCGTCGTCGACGTGCGCTATGCCCTGAACAAGAGCGGGCGAGCGGATGCCGCATCCCCCGACTCCCATCAACTTGCACAGATCGCTGCCGGACGATGA
- a CDS encoding asparagine synthase, with protein MAEAKRDDASRRAGSWRRPKGMKLADMVADGLYVASAATRLALKNRILVEVIARGEDFDPQRLVPEARETLLTLAAEADQDAQRIESARLRARRRHNDSYGTHDYRSRDVRNLRKRQRQSEQVAAGLRARADDETELRKLVEDAREAAWSEVERNIDSTLRIEAARPDLEPDYGKLREARMQSLRLIDLPRLAAHRRRNAQGAAGTLDDEKTADAPAKAAGVDLSELE; from the coding sequence GTGGCAGAGGCGAAGCGCGACGACGCGAGCCGTCGCGCGGGCTCGTGGCGCCGGCCCAAGGGTATGAAGCTCGCCGACATGGTGGCCGATGGACTGTATGTCGCCTCGGCGGCCACTCGGCTGGCGCTGAAGAACCGGATCCTCGTCGAGGTGATAGCCCGGGGTGAAGACTTCGACCCGCAGCGGCTGGTGCCCGAAGCGCGCGAGACGCTGCTCACCCTCGCCGCCGAAGCCGATCAGGATGCCCAGCGCATCGAGAGCGCGCGCCTGCGTGCGCGCCGCCGGCACAACGACTCATATGGCACGCACGACTATCGCAGCCGTGACGTGCGCAATCTGCGCAAACGCCAGCGGCAGTCCGAGCAGGTCGCCGCCGGCCTGCGGGCCCGCGCCGACGACGAGACGGAGCTGCGCAAGCTCGTCGAAGACGCGCGCGAAGCCGCGTGGTCCGAGGTCGAGCGCAACATCGACTCCACGCTGCGCATCGAGGCGGCTCGGCCCGACCTCGAGCCCGACTATGGCAAGCTGCGCGAGGCGCGGATGCAGTCGCTGCGCCTAATCGATCTGCCGCGTCTGGCCGCGCACCGGCGGCGCAACGCACAGGGTGCTGCCGGCACGCTCGACGACGAGAAGACGGCGGATGCCCCGGCGAAGGCCGCCGGCGTCGATCTGTCCGAGCTCGAATAG
- a CDS encoding sensor histidine kinase produces the protein MTLSDTAPARSATLERVRDSSRGTRYGRLWRRVPAELGFLLLGLPIAVAGFGATLALFVAGIGTLVTFFIGLFVLTAALYVSRAFGTSELVRLQWAGQPAITRPEWTPARPGFFGGVRSSLTNGHAWLYLLHTVLVNFVVSMITWVISVVWVAVGLGGVTYWFWSRFLPDRTDDSWYFSQSVLWLFGRESDAAGYIALDPLFYLAAGLIMLATLPLITRGLTLAHQGIAAAMLGAFASDALRRQVSDLNESRGAAIAAEGHALRRLERDIHDGPQQHLVRMQMDLASADRQLANDPEKTRTLIAEAMQQSRDALDELRALSRGFAPPILMDRGLVAALESAADRCVVRTRVVAELPPSIALPQEIERNAYFVASEALTNAAKHSGASEIEVRVAVSPRPGGDGSWLDVTVTDDGRGGATLRAGHGLVGLDERVRGAGGMLAVDSPRGGPTMVSARLPLSSVPVP, from the coding sequence ATGACACTCAGCGACACCGCACCCGCTCGCTCTGCCACGCTGGAACGCGTGCGTGATTCCTCCCGCGGTACCAGATACGGCCGACTCTGGCGCCGCGTACCGGCAGAGTTGGGCTTTCTGCTGCTCGGCCTGCCGATCGCCGTGGCGGGCTTCGGCGCGACCCTCGCCCTGTTCGTGGCCGGAATCGGCACACTCGTGACCTTCTTCATCGGGCTTTTCGTGCTGACCGCTGCGCTGTATGTCTCGCGGGCGTTCGGCACGAGCGAGCTCGTGCGATTGCAGTGGGCGGGCCAACCGGCCATCACGAGACCGGAGTGGACGCCGGCTCGTCCCGGGTTCTTCGGTGGGGTGCGCTCCTCTCTGACCAACGGACACGCGTGGCTTTATCTGCTGCACACTGTGCTCGTGAACTTCGTCGTGTCGATGATCACGTGGGTGATCTCGGTCGTGTGGGTCGCTGTGGGCCTGGGCGGTGTGACGTACTGGTTCTGGTCGCGATTCCTGCCCGACCGCACCGACGACTCCTGGTACTTTTCGCAGTCGGTGCTGTGGCTGTTCGGCAGAGAATCGGATGCCGCGGGCTACATCGCGCTGGACCCGCTGTTCTACCTCGCGGCCGGCCTCATCATGCTGGCGACGCTGCCGCTCATCACGCGTGGACTGACGCTGGCGCATCAGGGCATCGCAGCGGCGATGCTGGGCGCCTTCGCCTCGGATGCGCTGCGCCGGCAGGTGTCAGACCTCAACGAGTCCCGCGGCGCGGCCATCGCAGCTGAGGGGCACGCGCTGCGCCGGCTGGAACGGGACATCCACGACGGTCCGCAGCAGCACCTGGTGCGGATGCAGATGGACCTCGCCTCGGCCGACCGCCAGCTCGCCAACGACCCGGAGAAGACCCGCACCCTCATCGCCGAAGCCATGCAACAGTCCCGCGACGCCCTCGACGAGCTGAGAGCGCTGTCACGTGGTTTCGCTCCGCCGATCCTGATGGACCGCGGACTTGTCGCGGCGCTGGAATCGGCGGCCGATCGCTGTGTGGTGCGCACCCGTGTCGTGGCCGAACTCCCGCCGAGCATCGCCCTGCCGCAGGAGATCGAGAGAAACGCCTATTTCGTCGCGAGCGAAGCGCTGACGAACGCGGCCAAGCACTCCGGTGCGAGTGAGATCGAGGTACGTGTTGCGGTGTCTCCGCGACCCGGTGGTGACGGCTCCTGGCTCGATGTGACGGTGACCGACGACGGGCGGGGAGGTGCCACCCTGCGCGCCGGCCACGGCCTCGTCGGGCTCGACGAGCGCGTGCGTGGAGCGGGAGGCATGCTGGCGGTGGACAGCCCGCGCGGCGGCCCGACCATGGTCAGCGCTCGCCTGCCCTTGTCGAGCGTTCCCGTTCCCTGA
- a CDS encoding response regulator transcription factor encodes MDALRAVVADDSLLLREGLVRVLAEAGVDVVGAYPDADQLLADLVDLSPDIAVLDVRMPPTFRDEGVRAAIRARELLPQVGILLLSQYVEVAYAQELLSSGGGGIGYLLKDRVASLQELTDAIERIASGGTVLDPEVISQLIRRRRDPLETLTPREREVLTLIAQGRTNGAIASELVIGLGAVEKNVTSIFAKLNLADSGTDHRRVLAVLAWLQR; translated from the coding sequence ATGGATGCCCTTCGCGCCGTGGTGGCCGATGACTCGCTGCTGCTGCGCGAAGGGCTGGTGCGCGTGCTCGCCGAGGCAGGGGTCGACGTGGTCGGGGCCTACCCCGATGCCGATCAGCTTCTGGCCGACCTCGTCGACCTCTCACCCGACATCGCCGTGCTCGACGTGCGGATGCCGCCGACTTTCCGTGACGAGGGAGTGCGCGCCGCCATCCGAGCGCGCGAACTGCTGCCGCAGGTCGGGATTCTGCTGCTCTCGCAATACGTCGAGGTCGCCTATGCGCAGGAGCTTCTCTCCTCTGGCGGCGGGGGCATCGGCTACCTGCTCAAGGATCGGGTGGCTTCCTTGCAAGAGCTCACCGACGCCATCGAACGCATTGCGTCCGGTGGCACCGTGCTCGACCCCGAAGTGATCTCGCAGTTGATCCGCCGACGGCGCGATCCGCTCGAAACGCTGACGCCCCGCGAACGCGAGGTGTTGACGCTTATCGCGCAGGGACGCACGAACGGCGCCATCGCATCCGAATTGGTCATCGGGCTCGGGGCGGTCGAGAAGAACGTGACGTCGATCTTCGCAAAGCTGAACCTCGCCGACAGCGGCACCGACCATCGCCGGGTGCTGGCCGTTCTCGCCTGGCTGCAGCGCTGA
- a CDS encoding GntR family transcriptional regulator produces MATAKTPFGAASVFRVARPSTVDLISIELRNAIFSGALPVGGPIGEVEIATQLGVSRSPLREAAQRLVQEGLLTATPGRGLRVSVIGTEHLQDLYDARGAVEFEAVRIIVRDKAALDQVAQALDELEKLSEGQDARAIGDADLAFHRALVEASGNRRLSRYMATLAIETRIASFSTSDEYIVRRDVSPTYRALLKALRAGDVDTAIAALQQQFDEAVARLSGDLEPEKVQTITEAITVPPVLQPLDVAGAPE; encoded by the coding sequence ATGGCCACTGCGAAGACCCCTTTCGGAGCAGCATCCGTCTTCCGCGTCGCCCGGCCTTCGACGGTCGATCTGATCTCGATCGAGCTGCGCAACGCGATCTTCTCGGGCGCGCTTCCGGTGGGTGGCCCGATCGGCGAGGTCGAGATCGCGACCCAACTCGGAGTCAGCCGCAGCCCGTTGCGCGAGGCGGCTCAGCGCCTGGTGCAGGAGGGGCTGCTCACCGCCACGCCCGGCCGCGGGCTGCGCGTGAGCGTGATCGGCACCGAGCACCTGCAGGATCTGTACGACGCGCGCGGTGCCGTCGAGTTCGAGGCCGTACGCATCATCGTGCGCGACAAGGCTGCGCTCGATCAGGTCGCGCAGGCGCTCGACGAACTCGAAAAACTCAGCGAGGGGCAAGATGCCCGGGCCATCGGCGACGCGGATCTCGCGTTCCATCGCGCCCTGGTCGAGGCATCCGGCAACCGTCGGCTCTCGCGCTATATGGCGACCCTGGCCATCGAGACCCGGATCGCGAGCTTCTCAACCAGCGACGAGTACATCGTGCGCCGGGATGTCTCGCCCACTTACCGCGCGCTGCTGAAGGCGCTGCGCGCGGGCGACGTCGACACGGCGATCGCCGCTTTGCAGCAGCAGTTCGACGAGGCCGTCGCCCGGTTGTCGGGTGATCTCGAGCCCGAAAAGGTGCAGACCATCACCGAGGCGATCACGGTGCCACCTGTCCTGCAGCCCCTCGACGTGGCCGGCGCACCGGAGTAG